In Pseudoalteromonas tetraodonis, the genomic window GCTCGAACCTAGCACCCTTTTAAGCCCGACCTCGCAGCGCAGAAATACAGCTTGCCAGCATGACAAATCCTAATGACATTTTAAACGCCAATGAAATGGTGCTCATTAGTGCGTAGCTATTTTGCGCTGAGAAGGTGCTGTCGCCAAGGTAATAGTGCACAATTAAGTTGATTAAGCTCATGCCAAATAAATTACCAATAGTGCGTGATAAGTTCATTGAGGAAGACGCCACACCTAGCTCACTTTTATCCACTGCACCCATAATGGCATTGTTGTTAGGGGTCGAAAATAAGCCAAACCCAATCCCTAATAATAACAGTGAGCCACTAATGTAAGTGGTGCTTGAACTAACCGATAGCTGGGATAACAGAAAGAATCCAACCAGAACAATTACACAGCCTAGCGTGGCAAGTAAGCGTGGTTGTATTTTATCGGCAAGCTTGCCTGCTAGGGGCGCCATAATAGCCATTGAAACCGCTTGTAGTAATACTATTTGTCCTGCATGTGCGGGGCTTAATCCTTTTATATATTGCAGGTACAAACTTAACAAAAAGGCCAGTGAAAAGTTACTAGCATACATGAGAAACGAAGTAGACAACGATAGGCTGAATACACGACTTTCTAAAAACATTTGTACTCTAATTAAGGGGCGCCGACTGCGACTTTGGTGAACAATAAATAGCATTAAACAAATGATTGAAAGTGCGGTTAATAGCCAGCCAGCTATATTCGGTAAATCACTTAACCCTAATACCAAGCACAGTGCAAAGAGCGAGAAAATAACCATACCCCACCAGTCAAACGGCGATTTTTTATCGTTTTTCCATTCGCCATGTAAAAATAGTTTAATGGCAATAAGTAGCATAAGTACCAAGGGGATTTGCGAGTAAAACACGGCGCGCCATCCCCATATTTCAGTGAGCCAGCCACCAACCGCAGGCGCTGCACTGAGTCCTATGTATACACACGCCGCAGAGATGCCCAGTGCCATTCCGCGTTTATTATCAGGCGTAACAGAGGTAATAATGGCAACGCCTATACCAAAAATCATGGCGCCTGCTGCCCCTTGTATAAAGCGCCAAAAAAGCACCCACTCAATAGAGTTTGCTAACGCACACATTAGCGAGGCCAGCGCATTTAAACCTAAACCAAATGCATACACGCGTTTGCGACCATAGTTGTCTGCTATTTTACCGCACGGCAGCATAAAAATGACGCTACTGAGTAAATACAAGGTGGGCATCCACGCAATCATTTTTGCGCTTGCGTGTAAATCTTCAGCAAGGTCAGGAATAGCGATATTAACGCCTGCCATGCCAAGCGGTCCAATAATAGAGCCGCTACAAACGATAATAAGTGCAA contains:
- a CDS encoding MFS transporter encodes the protein MFNLPPTTIALIIVCSGSIIGPLGMAGVNIAIPDLAEDLHASAKMIAWMPTLYLLSSVIFMLPCGKIADNYGRKRVYAFGLGLNALASLMCALANSIEWVLFWRFIQGAAGAMIFGIGVAIITSVTPDNKRGMALGISAACVYIGLSAAPAVGGWLTEIWGWRAVFYSQIPLVLMLLIAIKLFLHGEWKNDKKSPFDWWGMVIFSLFALCLVLGLSDLPNIAGWLLTALSIICLMLFIVHQSRSRRPLIRVQMFLESRVFSLSLSTSFLMYASNFSLAFLLSLYLQYIKGLSPAHAGQIVLLQAVSMAIMAPLAGKLADKIQPRLLATLGCVIVLVGFFLLSQLSVSSSTTYISGSLLLLGIGFGLFSTPNNNAIMGAVDKSELGVASSSMNLSRTIGNLFGMSLINLIVHYYLGDSTFSAQNSYALMSTISLAFKMSLGFVMLASCISALRGRA